The Victivallis sp. Marseille-Q1083 DNA window TCGACGTCGAACTGGGCCAGGTCGACGCGCTGCCGGCTGGTCAGGCCGAGGTTGAGCCCGATGCCGGGCCGGGCGGCGCTTTCCGCCAGTTTGGCCGCGATCAGGGCGAAACCGGGCAGCGAGCCGTCGCGCCAGTCTTTGTTGGAGACCAGCAACGCGTCGCCAAGCTGTTCCGGCGGCATTTTCACCCACATTGAGACGGTGAATTCCGGTTTGTCGGCAAAAAAGGCTTCCGAGCCGGTCAATTCAACGTATTCGGCAATGCCGTCGCCGCGGGGCAATTCCAACGCCCCGTCGAATTTTCCCGGCTTGACATTGCTTTTGACATAGGCGCCGGTTTTTTTCATTTCGGCGTTGTCGACGGCATTGGTGATCGACTCGGCGTTGAAATCGCAATAGACGAGCAAACCATCAGCCAAAGCGTGTTCGGTTTCCGGTTGGATTTCGTTACCGCGCACGGTGCCGTCAAAAGGATAATCGGCCGGATGCAGGCCGAAATGAGCGAGTACGGTCGGCGCGGCATCGAGATTGCCCGGCGTCCCGGCGATTCGTCCCGGCTTGACCGTTTTGCTGCAGACCAGAAATGGAATGGTGTGCGCATTGCCGCCGAGCATGCCGTGGTGCGGACCGTAACCGCCGTGGTCGGCGGTGACGACGATCAGCCAGTCTTCCCGGGCAAATTCCGGCCTGGAACTGATGGCGTCGAGCAGATTGCCGATATAACGGTCGCTCTGGACGACGCTCCACAGATAAAAGGCGGAATGCGGATAAAAGCTTTCGCCATGCCCGCCGTGGTCGGGCAAATCGATGTAAACCAGCGCCACATCGCCGCCATTTTTCAAAAATTCGGCCGCCTGGCGATTGTTTTCTGCATCGCTGTTGTGATGATAGGCGATGGCGTCCGAACCGCCTTTGATCGTGCCGGATTCCTGCCAGGAGTAAAAAAAGGCGGTCGACAATTCCGGCTGGGCCCGCTGCAGGTATTCCAGAAAAATCGGATAATGCTGATAATCGCCGTTCGGAGTCTGGCCGTTGTTGAATACTTTATGCTTGGCGGCGGTGACGCCGGTGGCGATGGCGGTATGGTTCGGGGCGCTGTTGGGACGGGCATCGCTGAGCGAACGGGCGTTATCCGCGTAAGCGCCGTGGTAGCCGGGCTGCCATTGGCCGGCGATCAACTTGTGCAGGTTCGGCGTTGCCGCTGCGTCGACGACATCGGCCCGGGTGCCGTCCAGCATGATGACGAGCGCCTTGGGAGTTCCGGCCTGCAGTGAAAAGTCACTGCCGAAGAGAATTCCGCCGGCGAGTGCCGCCAGCCAGCAAAGTCTGAAGTTTATCATTCGCTTACCCTTTCTTGTGATATTTGGATAATTATTCTAGCATTTCCGGCGGAGAAAGCAACTTGACGATGGGCTTAACCGTTTGAAATTTTTGATCTTTTTCAAAGAAATGAGTCAAAAATAAGCCTGGCAAAATTTTTTTTGTCCCCAAAGCGTATTATAGTTTTAAGAGCGGGGCGCGGCAAGTTCGATTGTCCGGCTGGCGAAGAATAAATGGAAAGAAAAAATATGGATAAGGAATTCATCCGCCTGGATACCGAAAAATGCATCCGCTGCGGCGGTTGTGTCGACGAATGCCCGATTCGGGTCTTGGAGATGGGGCCGCGCGGCCCCCGGGTTCGTATCAGGCCGTGCATCGCCTGCGGCCATTGCGTCGCCGTCTGTCCGACCGGGGCGATCGACAATGTGAATGCGCCGCATGCCGGGCCGGAAGCGATCGAACCGGCAGAATTGCCGGAGCGGTCGAAGGCGGCTTATCTGTTGCGGGCCCGGCGTTCCTGCCGCAGTTATCTGGCGAAGCCGATCCCGCGCGAAACGATCCGGGAGGTGCTCGACGTCGCCCGGTTTGCCCCTACCGCCGGCAATACGCAGGGCGTCCATTTTCATGTCGTCGACGATCGCGCCAGGCTCGAAGAGATTGTCGGTGCGTCGATGCAGTGGGCCGGAAAACTGCCCCAATTGGCGCCGCATCTGGCTGCGATGATCGTTCATCATCGCACCACCGGCGAAGACAATGTGTTATGGGGGGCGCCGTGTCTGATTTTAGCGCTGATGAACGAAGCGGCCGCGCCGTTGTTCCGGCAGAATGGCCGGTTCATGCTGACCTATGCCGGAATTTATGCGCCGGTGGTGGGATTGGGCAGTTGTTGGGCCGGCTGGATCGAATCGGCTGCGATGGCCGGTGACGCGCGGATGGCGGAGTTATTGCAGCTGCCGCCGGGCGAGGCGGTCGCCGGGGCTTTGGCAATCGGTTGGCCGCGCCACCGTTTCGAACGAATTCCGAGCCGCCGGCCGCTGAATCTGACCTGGGCGGAGTGATGCAATCGGCGGTATGGTGATAAGACGCGCCGGCCGTTTCGATCACTGTCCGGGCCCGTTGCAATTGCCGTTCGCCCTGTGGAGACGCCAGCGGTTCAAGCGTTGATTCGGCAACGTTTTGATATTGGGATGATTCTGGTTTCAGGGGGGACGCGATTCAGGGCGCTGGGGAGTTTCGCCTTAACTTGATTCAGCAGGCTTATCAGCGTAACGATGTTCGAATTGAAAACAAAGCATTCATCGAGATATTCTATTGGTTCCCTTTCGATTGACTTGAGAAAATCGGGATTTTGCGAAGCCGGCATTGATTTCCAGGGAGTTGGTGGTAAATTATACGGTATGAAATCGGGAGAAATGTGGTGATCAGGTTGCAGAATCGGATTCCGGTCAACCTGCCGGTCGCGGCCGTTTACAATCGTTTGGGACGGCATCGGCAGCTGGCGACGATGACCGATCGACAGCGCGACAAGCTGGAACTTTTGATGTACGAGGCATTTGGCCTTTGTCAATTGCGCGGCGTCTGGCGGATTATACCGCTTGCCGGCCGCGATGAGGAACAGGTCGAACTGGCGGACGGCACCGTCTGGCGGAGCCGGCGTCTGGTGCAACTGTTGAGCCATTCTACGGCGGCGGCGCTGTTCGCGGCGACAGCCGGCAGCGCTGTCGTCGAAGCGGCCGGCAAGGCCGGAACAAACTATGACGGGGTGCGGGCGCTGGTGTTCGATGCGGTCGGCGGCGAAAGTGCCGATGAGGCGATGAATTGGCTGCAGGCTTATATCGGCCAGGAATTGAGCCGGAGCGGCTGCCGGCTGACCCGGCGGCGGTTTTCTCCCGGATATGGTGATTTGCCGCTGGCATGTCAGCGGGATCTGGGCCGGTTGCTGGAATTGGAGCGGATCGGCGTGGCCGTCAATGAGTATTTTATCATGTCGCCGGAGAAGAGTGTGACGGCGATTGCCGGGGTGGAGAATTTATCAGTACAGGATTGTGGTGCATGACTCGACAGGATTTTCAGGCGCTGGTGCGTGCCAAAGTGGTGATGCTCGATGGAGCAACCGGGACGGAATTGATCAAACGCGGCATGGGGCAGGGCGTCAGTCCGGAACTGTGGGCGATGGAACATTTCGAGGCAGTGGCGGACATTCAGAATTGTTATGTGGCGGCCGGCAGCGATATTGTCTATGTGCCGACCTTCGGCGGCAACCGCCTGAAACTGGCGGAGTTCGGGCTGGCGGAACGGGCAGCTGAAATCAACCGGACGCTGGCGGAGCGTACGGTGGAAAATCTGGCCGGCCGGGCGTTGGCGTTCGGCGATATGGCGCCGACCGGACAATTTCTCGCGCCGTTCGGAGATCTGGAGTTTGAAGCGGCGGTCGATATTTACCGCGAACAGGCGGCCGCGCTGCTGGCCGGCGGGGTGGACGGTTTTGCCGTCGAGACGATGATGGATATCATGGAGACCCGGGCGGTGGTGCTGGCGATCCGGGAGTTGTGCGATCTGCCGATTCTGGTGACACTGACTTTCGATGAAGCGCAGCGGACCCTGACCGGCAACGATCCGTTGTCGAGTTTGATCACGCTGCAGGCGCTCGGCGTCGATGCGTTCGGCTGC harbors:
- a CDS encoding alkaline phosphatase family protein; the encoded protein is MINFRLCWLAALAGGILFGSDFSLQAGTPKALVIMLDGTRADVVDAAATPNLHKLIAGQWQPGYHGAYADNARSLSDARPNSAPNHTAIATGVTAAKHKVFNNGQTPNGDYQHYPIFLEYLQRAQPELSTAFFYSWQESGTIKGGSDAIAYHHNSDAENNRQAAEFLKNGGDVALVYIDLPDHGGHGESFYPHSAFYLWSVVQSDRYIGNLLDAISSRPEFAREDWLIVVTADHGGYGPHHGMLGGNAHTIPFLVCSKTVKPGRIAGTPGNLDAAPTVLAHFGLHPADYPFDGTVRGNEIQPETEHALADGLLVYCDFNAESITNAVDNAEMKKTGAYVKSNVKPGKFDGALELPRGDGIAEYVELTGSEAFFADKPEFTVSMWVKMPPEQLGDALLVSNKDWRDGSLPGFALIAAKLAESAARPGIGLNLGLTSRQRVDLAQFDVEPEQWMFLAATLDANQTLQLYQGSSSGTLYFINAPAGQAELVSGMPWNIGQDGTGNYQFNYGGKLDDFALWDRALSKEELRTIFDAGRRGLALGELLNHL
- a CDS encoding nitroreductase family protein — encoded protein: MDKEFIRLDTEKCIRCGGCVDECPIRVLEMGPRGPRVRIRPCIACGHCVAVCPTGAIDNVNAPHAGPEAIEPAELPERSKAAYLLRARRSCRSYLAKPIPRETIREVLDVARFAPTAGNTQGVHFHVVDDRARLEEIVGASMQWAGKLPQLAPHLAAMIVHHRTTGEDNVLWGAPCLILALMNEAAAPLFRQNGRFMLTYAGIYAPVVGLGSCWAGWIESAAMAGDARMAELLQLPPGEAVAGALAIGWPRHRFERIPSRRPLNLTWAE